Proteins encoded within one genomic window of Brassica rapa cultivar Chiifu-401-42 chromosome A09, CAAS_Brap_v3.01, whole genome shotgun sequence:
- the LOC103840568 gene encoding uncharacterized protein LOC103840568: MKRERKKQKLEVKEERKMEVAVVVEQVDALAAAAMVAAAAAVEEEELWGMRLTEGDVVVDELMTWSTVLPSCWNVEFVEKNYGVLFEDVVWEDDLWNLNTST; encoded by the coding sequence ATGAAGAGGGAGAGAAAGAAACAGAAACTTGAGGTCAAGGAGGAGAGGAAAATGGAGGTGGCGGTGGTAGTGGAGCAAGTTGATGCGTTGGCTGCAGCAGCGATGGTAGCTGCGGCTGCGGCCGTTGAGGAGGAGGAACTGTGGGGAATGAGGCTCACGGAAGGAGACGTTGTGGTCGACGAGCTGATGACATGGAGCACCGTGTTGCCCTCATGTTGGAACGTGGAGTTTGTTGAGAAAAATTATGGAGTATTGTTCGAAGATGTTGTCTGGGAGGATGATCTTTGGAATCTGAACACTTCCACTTAG
- the LOC108869677 gene encoding uncharacterized protein LOC108869677: MTVEFHSGEEAVIALRYERLHGFCRICSSLRHDQSKCPTTKTVSEEDDEGPSDKPDQGDKALSYRGAVESHPKGNVPEGDARRQNHQSGGKHDYKGKGIAYDGGKHATLAKGGPGRRYREQGRAPSRFVRQADYLPPRELQDSYVMATHGVKGLGNLDVGAHLEENQKLMLDAFTSGGNKETPGSKARRALQFEEKASGEVHQNMVGEIQTDGASGQKEVMAVSELQTRDPIGVGPAVVDTKKMEKVGDFSGGEEKEERKEDEAGLEVEGGSSEMVAGLGGEDGSLEYEMFEDGEEEELEGKVGDEMKATDTEMTVEDVNAFGEDVQMEENVNFLAGEKGRQGQKNKNGKSNAEGMGGNAKKRAVQCFASPRKKVMAKHLSKVGEKGTAPQKKASAKPKPDQD, translated from the coding sequence GCTCCATGGCTTCTGTCGGATATGCTCGAGCTTGAGGCATGATCAATCAAAGTGTCCCACTACAAAAACTGTATCtgaggaagatgatgagggCCCATCGGATAAGCCAGATCAGGGAGATAAGGCTCTGAGCTACAGGGGGGCAGTGGAGTCTCATCCTAAAGGAAATGTTCCTGAGGGTGATGCAAGGCGACAAAATCATCAGTCAGGGGGAAAACATGATTACAAAGGAAAAGGGATAGCTTATGATGGAGGGAAACACGCTACTTTGGCGAAAGGAGGTCCAGGAAGAAGGTACAGAGAGCAAGGGAGAGCACCATCACGATTTGTCAGACAGGCGGATTACCTTCCTCCTAGAGAGCTTCAGGATAGCTATGTTATGGCTACGCATGGAGTTAAGGGTTTGGGTAATCTGGACGTTGGGGCCCATCTGGAGGAAAATCAAAAGTTAATGCTTGATGCTTTCACAAGTGGTGGAAATAAAGAAACGCCAGGGTCTAAGGCACGTAGGGCTCTTCAGTTTGAGGAGAAGGCTTCAGGGGAGGTACATCAGAATATGGTTGGAGAGATACAAACAGATGGTGCTAGTGGGCAGAAGGAAGTGATGGCGGTCTCAGAGCTTCAAACAAGAGATCCTATTGGAGTGGGCCCTGCTGTTGTTGATACAAAGAAAATGGAGAAGGTCGGAGACTTTAGTGGTGGTGAGGAAAAGGAGGAGAGGAAGGAGGACGAGGCTGGTCTTGAAGTGGAGGGGGGTTCTTCGGAGATGGTAGCTGGTCTGGGCGGTGAAGATGGGAGTTTGGAGTATGAGATGTTCGAGGATGGAGAGGAGGAAGAGTTGGAAGGAAAAGTGGGGGACGAGATGAAGGCTACAGATACGGAGATGACAGTGGAGGATGTTAATGCTTTTGGGGAAGATGTTCAAATGGAGGAAAATGTGAATTTCCTTGCAGGGGAGAAAGGACGTCAGGGTCAGAAGAACAAGAATGGGAAGAGTAATGCTGAAGGGATGGGCGGGAATGCGAAGAAGAGGGCGGTCCAGTGCTTTGCATCTCCAAGGAAGAAGGTGATGGCAAAGCACCTCAGTAAGGTGGGGGAGAAGGGCACAGCTCCACAGAAGAAGGCTTCTGCTAAGCCTAAACCGGATCAGGACTAG